AAGATTGTTCCTTCTTGTCCAGCTTTTCCTGGGGCTTCTTTGCTATAACTCCTCCACCCAAATGTTCGAATCTCTCGTTGCTGGCGTCCAGATTGAAGGGCATCTTGTCAGCCGCTCCTATTGTAGCATCAATGGGCTTGAATGGTGGTATAATAACATCATCTATAAGAGGTACAGGCAAGGGATGTGGTTCCACCAGAGCGCCTCCCAAGCGTTCTATGTTCTCGGTGCCCGGCATGAAGATCGGACTACCAAAATTGTGGTAGAAAAGCAAGTCCTCGTCCTGTGGCAGCGGTCCGAGATTTGGTTTAGGCTCTTGCACTCGCAGTCCCGGATTGAGGAAACCCAAACTATAGGGATCCACGGTTACTGGAGCCACAGCAGCTGTCGGTGGAGTGGGATTGTCTCCAATGAAGGGCAGTTCAAATTCGTCGATTCTCCTCTGTGGTATGTGGTTCACTGTGGGTGTGGTTCCCCCGGGTAGAGTTTTGGTGGGAAAAGCAGGCGGTGGACCGGGCAGCAGCTCTGGAACCTCTCGATGCATTGGTCGCCACGGTTGAGTGTCCAAAATGGGGAAGGTGGTGAACAGATTGGCATCCAATTTGGGCAGGGATCCGCCTTGATTCGGAGGAGGTGTGCTCACGGAGGGGTAGGTaaaggtggtggtggtgcttgGGGTGGTGGCTCTAGTGGTGcttggaggtggtggtggtggtggtgttgttgttgtcgttgagGTAGTGGTAGTTGTAGTGGGCTCCGTGGTTGTGGTAGTAGTTGTTGGCTTAGGAGTGGTCGTTGTTGTGGTTTTCCGCGTGGTGGAAGTTGTAGTTCTCTTCGTCGTGGTGGTAGTTGCCTTGGTGGCCTTGGTGGTTGCTCTGGTGGAGCTAGTAGGACCTCCGGTGGGGACCTGTTGTGGCAGCACCGTCGTTAGCTTCTCGATGCTCGGCTTCTTGGGCTTCACCCTCAAGGAAAATGGCGTAACCGCAATGGCCTTGGGTGGCAAGGTGCTGCTGGCGGCCTGGTAGGCGCGAGTGGGCGGGGTCTTCTTCCGGGCTATGTCCGCATCCGTCTTGGTGATCTCGAATGAACCCTCGAAAGACCCTTGAATAACTGGTGCATTCTCCACATCGATATCGGGCTCTTCGTCAGCGGAATGACTGCGCAGCAGGGGATTCTTCGGCTTGGGCGTGGTATTTGGATTCGGTTTTGGGTGAACTGGAGCTGTTGCCGGTGTGCTACCCTTTTTCATGAGACGCTTTTCCAGTTGTGTTTGACTAGTGGGCACCGTTTGCTGTTGGAAAGGGTATTGGTTTAAAATGATAACAACTCTAAGGAGTATCATGACTTACGGCTTCCTTTAATATCGCTGCAGATCGCACCACCTGCTCGTCCATTATGCGCTTGATCTCCACCGACTCCGTGTCCAAACGCAGTGAACGATATAACGATTTGGCAGCAGAAGTTTCCAGGAACAGAGACTCCTTAATGTACTCCTCGACACTCAGGATGTTTCTAATACAAAGAAGTACTTGAAATCGGTGGGTATAATTTGGGAATTTAGTTGTCTTACTGCGGCAGTTTACGGACATCGAGGAACACGCGGAATGAGACCTTGATCAGTGGACCCTCTCCAAAGCCCCAGACATCGGTGCGCAGTGGCTGCAATCCATTGTCCATCATGGAACGCTCCACAAATCTCTTATAGAAATCGATCTTCTGTTTGTAGGTGGTAGTGTGGTTGTACTTTAAGCCAGTGGAGAAAAGATCCCCTTTGGCGATGCGGAAGGAACCCTCAAAGCCCATGACAGCTGTAAAAAGGTGGAGAATATTAAGTATGTAACAACTATTTGCATAGCTGTCATATACTTACGATCCTCCAGATTGGTTTTTATGGAGCTGAAGTAGAATGCCAGTCCTGCGATGGAGATGACGGCCAGCAGGACGATAAATGCAGCCGTTGTAAGGATAATGCTGAATGATCGATTCTTGGGGTACTGCGTGTGCGTCTTGGCCGAGAAGGTGGATGGGGCGATGTTCCTGCCATCCCGCCAGATGCCCCACGTATTGTAGCCATACTGACTGTTCAGACTGTGCTCATTGGTGTACGAGGGCTGCTTGTTCATGTGGTAGTAAGCCCCCAGCTGGGACCTCCGGCCAACTGTGTTCTGGTATGTATAATCCGCGCTCTGCGAAAGAAGATGTCAGTTGTTCTTAACCAGGTTGCCAAAGTATGCCAGCCCCAGAATCGAATCCCGATGGCCACAAATTAGATAATTAGCCGCCAGAAGTCGCACAACTTTCTCGTCGACGACCCTTCGGCCACTTTCTATCGTGACTCCCAATCTAGATGACGGAAGTTGGCGTCTAACGGCCCCACTTTGGACTCAATTGGTGCtatcgccaagaacggcaaAAACCAAACCTCCCCTTAAACTTTCCCAGCGTTATGTCAGAATCGCTATCGCCGCTGAGCACTTGTCATGATTTGTTAATGCATCTCATTAACACGGCTGGGAAAACGCATTTAATTAGCCTGGGTTGGCGCAAAGTCATTGCACCTGGTCAGATTCTCAGAATCTGGCTAACTTCCGTGTGATTCTAGGCACAATTACAATGATTTCACTAGCTAGTCATACAAGATGTTTTTTGATATATgctacatattatatatacctttaaaaatgcatattctCAAAGATTTTCTTGTAAGACGGTCTTTTTATTCTATAAGCTAGTGCTATTTTTTCAAGTGCTTTTATTGGCAGTGCCATAATCAAGTTTGTTGCTTAAGTCTTTTGATTTGGCATTGACATTGATACTGAAAAGACAGACTGGCATGGCATTGATACTGACTTAAACTGTTAATTGCAGATAATAATGCTCGCATTAAGCTAActgtaaatttaatattattattttttttttaattttaaaaataacaaataattaagcTAACGATTGTTTCTAGCTTGCTGGGTTTCAAGTGGAGTTTTTTGTAAGTCATTTGCCTTGCATATACACGGTATACAGAATATTCCCAAATTTTCCAAGAATTCCAAGCCAGATATTAGCTTCTAATTAACAACAATCAATGACTTATGTTCTGAGCCCCAGGGGCTATAGTCTCGACCTCGGCTGTAAGTGCAATTGCTCGGGGAGATACATGCCCGAGGGGCCTGTGGGAAAGTTTGATTGTTTCTTGATTACCATTTAACATTCGTTGGCTGCAGGGCATTTCCCTTAGTTCCTCTCTTTCGGCCGGGAAGCAGCTCCCTTGCCTTCCGTTCGGCCCCCTGCTAAACCAAACTGAGTTGGCCAAATTGCCGTCTCCACGGCTCTTTTCTTTTGCGTTCTCTTCGGCGGCTCTTCGCTGCCTCTTCTTTCTTCGCTGCGAGAGAAAGTCATTCACCTTTTAGAACGTTCTGCTGTCGAGTTTGGCTCGCTAGTTACTCGTACCTATGTATCTTTTTTTTAGACTCTGGAGTTTGCTGGTGAATGAGGAATGCAAACAGCTCGTTTCCGAGACCCAGGtcccaaacaaacaaacaagcagatgaatacataaatatgcaagCTGCGTTCtgtataaaaataacacacaaaTAAGACACGGCCGACGCAAGTTGATGTAACAACTCTATTGACAAAAGCGATTTGGACCCCGATtctacgagggtcgtttgataagtccgtgactttttgtatttgccgcgcacctgctctaaatacaacactgctcctgtcagcagttatcgattaacagctgactgtaaaattttgagaaagctgcgttttttggtttgcgttttataggcattgaaagcagacgatctcgtgaatttttttgttccatcaggacaatgcacgggtgcacacgtgtgtagtcagcatggcaaaatttcataaattgggctacgaactgctaccccatccagcatattctccagatttagccccctgtgactattttttgtttccaaacatgaagaaatggctcggcggtaagagattcgggtcaaatgaagagggcatcacagaaacaaaagaCTATTTTtagggccttgagaaaacctattattttggaggaataaaaaaattggaaaaacgctggactaaatgtatagagctaaaaggagattatgttgagaaataaaacgcttctttgacgaaaaaaatatattttattcaaaaagt
This genomic interval from Drosophila teissieri strain GT53w chromosome 3L, Prin_Dtei_1.1, whole genome shotgun sequence contains the following:
- the LOC122617997 gene encoding proteoglycan 4, which translates into the protein MDTVYGTKKYFQSLSGVSDIYRAQTCRQMSADYTYQNTVGRRSQLGAYYHMNKQPSYTNEHSLNSQYGYNTWGIWRDGRNIAPSTFSAKTHTQYPKNRSFSIILTTAAFIVLLAVISIAGLAFYFSSIKTNLEDPVMGFEGSFRIAKGDLFSTGLKYNHTTTYKQKIDFYKRFVERSMMDNGLQPLRTDVWGFGEGPLIKVSFRVFLDVRKLPQNILSVEEYIKESLFLETSAAKSLYRSLRLDTESVEIKRIMDEQVVRSAAILKEAQTVPTSQTQLEKRLMKKGSTPATAPVHPKPNPNTTPKPKNPLLRSHSADEEPDIDVENAPVIQGSFEGSFEITKTDADIARKKTPPTRAYQAASSTLPPKAIAVTPFSLRVKPKKPSIEKLTTVLPQQVPTGGPTSSTRATTKATKATTTTTKRTTTSTTRKTTTTTTPKPTTTTTTTEPTTTTTTSTTTTTPPPPPPPSTTRATTPSTTTTFTYPSVSTPPPNQGGSLPKLDANLFTTFPILDTQPWRPMHREVPELLPGPPPAFPTKTLPGGTTPTVNHIPQRRIDEFELPFIGDNPTPPTAAVAPVTVDPYSLGFLNPGLRVQEPKPNLGPLPQDEDLLFYHNFGSPIFMPGTENIERLGGALVEPHPLPVPLIDDVIIPPFKPIDATIGAADKMPFNLDASNERFEHLGGGVIAKKPQEKLDKKEQSSKKDQLEGSLTVKEANQTVLEKKKVNASKEQKPEQPEITTKVEKKQEKVEATTLPTKVPANSPPKPTKSPSLPSLKPTDNSVLADTIGEFFMELLNLPKEDNATATKKPTQDAIESRIEPEEEETLDTVQTPSVSHSKPNFMNLKEIILQRNTPSSILSNETLEESTTITLTTTTMPTTTTSTTTEEPRTTKRNRIRTTSERPTMMDDSNLFPSHSKWEFVNSSSTQGFGHNSNMRKVFNQTLQAWVSEDIDKSENLTLDDIKTKINNASNIQDISLIFDTLASKLGITPSVPNKFPPFSQNKLKQAPKEEVTRRPMPSSTTTELPILIPESILPVEREPFIKPMSSFIDDGSSEVLGAAIPVIGEAEVEVVDPLNYEEMLKISQFAASSTEPSAHKLVTLLPVRSNSGIRTYRPPAADEETQRSASAPAALAAPLAAPSPGKISIRRKSNLNQSRRFGQPPAEAVVKGGIHVTVKK